The following are encoded together in the Actinoplanes sp. N902-109 genome:
- a CDS encoding SCP2 sterol-binding domain-containing protein codes for MTDFSPESLASIGPKEFAQLVKSTPDSKIAEVMGSETRGKILDEVFGRMPTLFRADRAGSTQAVIHWNITGGPGGATDTYETVIENGACTVTNEPVREPKLAMTMDPVTFLKVVSGDGNPMMMFMTGKIKAKGDLGLAASVAKLFDIPKG; via the coding sequence ATGACTGATTTCAGCCCCGAGTCGCTCGCCTCGATCGGTCCGAAGGAGTTCGCCCAGCTGGTGAAGTCCACGCCGGACTCGAAGATCGCCGAGGTCATGGGCTCCGAGACCCGCGGCAAGATCCTGGACGAGGTGTTCGGCCGGATGCCGACGCTCTTCCGGGCCGACCGGGCGGGCAGCACCCAGGCCGTCATCCACTGGAACATCACCGGCGGCCCGGGCGGCGCCACCGACACCTACGAGACGGTGATCGAGAACGGCGCCTGCACGGTCACCAACGAGCCGGTCCGCGAGCCCAAGCTGGCCATGACCATGGACCCGGTGACGTTCCTCAAGGTCGTCTCGGGCGACGGCAACCCGATGATGATGTTCATGACGGGCAAGATCAAGGCCAAGGGTGACCTCGGCCTCGCCGCGTCCGTCGCCAAGCTCTTCGACATCCCGAAGGGCTGA
- a CDS encoding transcriptional regulator has translation MSLGDDAGRRRAFLRATAHPVRLQILSLLSSAALTAADVARELGLTHANASYHLRNLLSAGVVVQEGEERIRGGVAKRYRYDSSRDRGYFNGAGADPDTHRAMYAVVADELIRRTAQADWSTGGTMTDAELWVDPEVFLDIRERITQLSRELHAAAQPPRTPGTVRTSTTVAMFRMTDA, from the coding sequence ATGTCTTTGGGAGATGACGCGGGCCGCCGACGGGCCTTCCTGCGAGCCACTGCCCATCCCGTACGCCTGCAGATCCTGTCGCTGCTGTCCAGCGCCGCACTCACCGCCGCGGACGTCGCCCGGGAGCTGGGGCTCACCCATGCCAATGCGAGTTACCACCTGCGCAACCTGCTGTCGGCCGGCGTCGTGGTGCAGGAAGGCGAGGAACGCATCCGCGGCGGCGTTGCCAAGCGCTACCGCTACGACTCCTCGCGAGATCGGGGCTACTTCAACGGCGCCGGCGCCGATCCCGACACCCATCGGGCGATGTACGCGGTCGTGGCGGACGAGCTCATCCGGCGGACCGCACAAGCCGACTGGTCCACCGGCGGCACGATGACCGACGCCGAGCTCTGGGTCGACCCCGAGGTCTTCCTCGACATCCGCGAACGCATCACCCAGCTCAGCCGCGAACTGCACGCCGCCGCGCAACCCCCGCGTACCCCCGGCACGGTCCGGACCAGCACGACCGTCGCGATGTTCCGGATGACCGACGCATGA
- a CDS encoding MFS transporter, which produces MTMLAPLRHSAFRFLLAGRTVNALGNAIAPVALAFAVLDLTGSATDLGLVVGTRMLANVLFLLFGGALADRLPKNLLMVGAGIAAAVTQGAVAILIITGTATVPLLIALSAVNGMVAALALPASSSILPQLVPAAERQQANGLGRLFFNGATIVGAPAGGIIVASSSPGWGIAIDAGAFALSAASFALVRLPTVAPAAAPRPGIIAELRDGWSAFRSRTWLWVVVAAFGVVNACLSASVNVLGPLVADTTIGRRAWGFVLAAETVGMLLGAIVAMRVRVRRLLLLGVFCTAFVALPVFTLGLLPRLGPLLVAMFVAGLTIEQFGIAWETTMQEHVPAEKLARVYSYDMVGSYVAIPLGQAVSGPVADAVGLTPTLVGAAVLIVVAALAMLSSRDVRTLSHTDHRAPAPPMEQSTL; this is translated from the coding sequence ATGACGATGCTCGCTCCGCTGCGGCACAGCGCGTTCCGCTTCCTGCTGGCCGGACGCACCGTGAACGCCCTGGGCAACGCGATCGCGCCGGTCGCGCTCGCCTTCGCGGTGCTCGATCTGACCGGTTCGGCCACCGACCTGGGCCTGGTCGTCGGCACCCGCATGCTCGCCAACGTGCTGTTCCTGCTGTTCGGTGGGGCGCTCGCCGACCGCCTGCCGAAAAACCTGCTGATGGTCGGAGCCGGCATCGCGGCAGCAGTCACCCAGGGTGCGGTGGCGATCCTGATCATCACCGGTACGGCGACAGTGCCGCTTCTCATCGCCCTGTCCGCGGTCAACGGGATGGTGGCCGCGCTGGCCCTGCCCGCGTCGTCCTCGATCCTGCCGCAGCTCGTGCCGGCCGCCGAGCGCCAGCAGGCCAACGGTCTCGGCCGGCTGTTCTTCAACGGCGCGACGATCGTCGGCGCCCCGGCCGGCGGCATCATCGTGGCGTCCAGCAGCCCGGGCTGGGGCATCGCGATCGACGCCGGGGCGTTCGCGCTGTCCGCCGCGTCGTTCGCCCTGGTGCGGCTGCCCACGGTGGCGCCGGCCGCCGCACCTCGGCCCGGCATCATCGCCGAGCTTCGGGACGGCTGGTCGGCGTTCCGCTCGCGCACCTGGCTGTGGGTCGTCGTGGCCGCGTTCGGTGTGGTCAACGCCTGTCTGAGCGCGAGCGTCAACGTCCTGGGCCCGCTCGTCGCCGACACCACCATCGGGCGCCGGGCCTGGGGCTTCGTGCTCGCCGCCGAGACGGTCGGGATGCTGCTCGGCGCGATTGTCGCAATGCGGGTGCGGGTACGCCGGTTGCTGCTGCTCGGCGTGTTCTGCACCGCTTTCGTGGCGCTGCCGGTGTTCACCCTCGGGTTGCTGCCGCGTCTCGGGCCGCTGCTCGTTGCCATGTTCGTCGCCGGGCTGACGATCGAGCAGTTCGGCATCGCGTGGGAGACCACCATGCAGGAGCACGTGCCGGCGGAGAAGCTCGCGCGGGTCTACTCGTACGACATGGTCGGGTCCTATGTCGCGATCCCGCTCGGGCAGGCGGTGAGCGGGCCGGTCGCGGACGCGGTCGGGCTCACCCCCACGCTGGTCGGTGCGGCCGTCCTGATCGTGGTTGCCGCGCTGGCGATGCTGAGCAGCCGGGACGTCCGCACGCTCAGCCACACGGACCACCGGGCGCCGGCACCGCCCATGGAACAATCGACGCTGTGA